From Panthera tigris isolate Pti1 chromosome D3, P.tigris_Pti1_mat1.1, whole genome shotgun sequence, one genomic window encodes:
- the CXXC1 gene encoding CXXC-type zinc finger protein 1 isoform X1, with the protein MEGDGSDPEPPDAGEDSKSENGENAPIYCICRKPDINCFMIGCDNCNEWFHGDCIRITEKMAKAIREWYCRDCREKDPKLEIRYRHKKSRERDSNERDGSEPRDEGGGRKRPAPDPDLQRRAGSGTGVGAMLARGSASPHKSSPQPLVATPSQHHQQQQQQQQQQQQIKRSARMCGECEACRRTEDCGHCDFCRDMKKFGGPNKIRQKCRLRQCQLRARESYKYFPSSLSPVTPSESLPRPRRPLPTQQQPQPSQKLGRIREDEGAVASSAVKEPPEATATPEPLSDEDLPLDPDLYQDFCAGAFDDHGLPWMSDTEESPFLDPALRKRAVKVKHVKRREKKSEKKKEERYKRHRQKQKHKDKWKHPERADAKDPASLPQCLGPGCVRPAQPGSKYCSDDCGMKLAANRIYEILPQRIQQWQQSPCIAEEHGKKLLERIRREQQSARTRLQEMERRFHELEAIILRAKQQAVREDEESNEGDSDDTDLQIFCVSCGHPINPRVALRHMERCYAKYESQTSFGSMYPTRIEGATRLFCDVYNPQSKTYCKRLQVLCPEHSRDPKVPADEVCGCPLVRDVFELTGDFCRLPKRQCNRHYCWEKLRRAEVDLERVRVWYKLDELFEQERNVRTAMTNRAGLLALMLHQTIQHDPLTTDLRSSADR; encoded by the exons ATG GAGGGTGACGGCTCAGACCCAGAGCCtccagatgctggagaggacagCAAATCGGAGAATGGGGAGAATGCACCCATCTACTGCATCTGCCGCAAACCAGATATCAACTGCTTCATGat CGGGTGTGACAACTGCAATGAGTGGTTCCATGGGGACTGCATCCGGATCACTGAGAAGATGGCCAAGGCCATCCGGGAGTGGTACTGTCGGGATTGCCGAG AGAAAGACCCCAAGCTGGAAATCCGTTATCGGCACAAGAAGTCACGGGAGCGGGACAGCAATGAGCGAGACGGCAGTGAGCCTCGGGATGAGGGTGGAGGGCGCAAGAGGCCTGCCCCGGATCCAGATCTGCAGCGCCGGGCGGGGTCAGGGACAGGGGTTGGGGCGATGCTTGCTCGGGGCTCTGCTTCGCCCCACAAATCCTCTCCACAGCCCTTGGTGGCCACACCCAGCCAG catcaccagcagcagcagcagcagcagcaacagcagcagcagatcAAACGGTCAGCCCGCATGTGTGGCGAGTGCGAGGCCTGCCGGCGCACTGAGGACTGTGGCCACTGTGACTTCTGTCGGGACATGAAGAAGTTTGGGGGCCCCAACAAGATCCGGCAGAAGTGCCGGCTGCGTCAGTGCCAGCTGAGGGCCCGG GAATCGTACAAGTACTTCCCTTCCTCG CTCTCGCCAGTGACGCCCTCAGAATCCCTGCCAAGGCCTCGCAGGCCACTGCCCACccagcagcagccacagccaTCACAGAAGCTGGGGCGCATCCGTGAGGACGAGGGAGCAGTGGCATCATCAGCGGTCAAGGAGCCACCTGAGGCTACGGCCACACCTGAGCCACTCTCAGACGAGGACCTACCACTGGATCCTGACCTGTACCAGGACTTCTGTGCAGGGGCCTTTGATGACCATGGCCTG CCCTGGATGAGTGACACAGAGGAGTCCCCGTTCTTGGATCCTGCCCTGCGGAAGAGGGCAGTGAAAGTGAAGCATGTAAAGCGTCGGGAGAAGAAGTCTGAGAAAAAG AAGGAAGAGAGATATAAGCGGCATCGGCAGAAGCAGAAGCACAAGGACAAATGGAAACACCCAGAACGTGCCGATGCCAAGGACCCTGCGTCGCTACCGCAGTGCCTGGGACCTGGCTGTGTGCGCCCTGCCCAGCCTGGCTCCAAGTATTGCTCAGATGACTGTGGCATGAAGCTGGCAGCCAA CCGCATCTACGAGATCCTCCCCCAGCGCATCCAGCAGTGGCAGCAGAGTCCCTGCATTGCTGAGGAGCACGGGAAGAAGCTGCTCGAACGTATTCGCCGTGAGCAGCAGAGTGCCCGCACCCGCCTCCAGGAAATGGAGCGCCGATTCCATGAGCTTGAGGCCATCATTCTTCGTGCCAAGCAGCAGGCTGTCCGTGAGGATGAGGAG AGCAATGAGGGTGACAGCGACGACACGGACCTGCAGATCTTCTGTGTCTCTTGCGGGCATCCCATCAACCCACGTGTTGCCTTGCGCCACATGGAGCGCTGCTACGCCAAG TATGAGAGCCAGACGTCCTTTGGGTCCATGTACCCCACACGCATTGAGGG AGCTACCCGACTCTTCTGTGATGTCTACAATCCTCAGAGCAAGACATACTGTAAGCGGCTCCAGGTGCTGTGCCCCGAGCACTCACGGGACCCCAAA GTGCCAGCTGATGAGGTATGCGGGTGCCCCCTTGTACGTGATGTCTTTGAGCTCACAGGTGACTTCTGCCGCCTGCCCAAGCGCCAGTGTAACCGCCACTACTGCTGGGAGAAGTTGCGGCGTGCTGAAGTCGATTTGGAGCGTGTGCGCGTG TGGTACAAGCTGGACGAGCTGTTTGAGCAGGAGCGCAACGTACGCACAGCCATGACTAATCGGGCAGGATTACTGGCCCTGATGCTGCATCAAACGATCCAGCATGACCCACTCACTACCGACCTGCGCTCCAGTGCTGACCGCTGA
- the CXXC1 gene encoding CXXC-type zinc finger protein 1 isoform X2 yields MEGDGSDPEPPDAGEDSKSENGENAPIYCICRKPDINCFMIGCDNCNEWFHGDCIRITEKMAKAIREWYCRDCREKDPKLEIRYRHKKSRERDSNERDGSEPRDEGGGRKRPAPDPDLQRRAGSGTGVGAMLARGSASPHKSSPQPLVATPSQHHQQQQQQQQQQQQIKRSARMCGECEACRRTEDCGHCDFCRDMKKFGGPNKIRQKCRLRQCQLRARLSPVTPSESLPRPRRPLPTQQQPQPSQKLGRIREDEGAVASSAVKEPPEATATPEPLSDEDLPLDPDLYQDFCAGAFDDHGLPWMSDTEESPFLDPALRKRAVKVKHVKRREKKSEKKKEERYKRHRQKQKHKDKWKHPERADAKDPASLPQCLGPGCVRPAQPGSKYCSDDCGMKLAANRIYEILPQRIQQWQQSPCIAEEHGKKLLERIRREQQSARTRLQEMERRFHELEAIILRAKQQAVREDEESNEGDSDDTDLQIFCVSCGHPINPRVALRHMERCYAKYESQTSFGSMYPTRIEGATRLFCDVYNPQSKTYCKRLQVLCPEHSRDPKVPADEVCGCPLVRDVFELTGDFCRLPKRQCNRHYCWEKLRRAEVDLERVRVWYKLDELFEQERNVRTAMTNRAGLLALMLHQTIQHDPLTTDLRSSADR; encoded by the exons ATG GAGGGTGACGGCTCAGACCCAGAGCCtccagatgctggagaggacagCAAATCGGAGAATGGGGAGAATGCACCCATCTACTGCATCTGCCGCAAACCAGATATCAACTGCTTCATGat CGGGTGTGACAACTGCAATGAGTGGTTCCATGGGGACTGCATCCGGATCACTGAGAAGATGGCCAAGGCCATCCGGGAGTGGTACTGTCGGGATTGCCGAG AGAAAGACCCCAAGCTGGAAATCCGTTATCGGCACAAGAAGTCACGGGAGCGGGACAGCAATGAGCGAGACGGCAGTGAGCCTCGGGATGAGGGTGGAGGGCGCAAGAGGCCTGCCCCGGATCCAGATCTGCAGCGCCGGGCGGGGTCAGGGACAGGGGTTGGGGCGATGCTTGCTCGGGGCTCTGCTTCGCCCCACAAATCCTCTCCACAGCCCTTGGTGGCCACACCCAGCCAG catcaccagcagcagcagcagcagcagcaacagcagcagcagatcAAACGGTCAGCCCGCATGTGTGGCGAGTGCGAGGCCTGCCGGCGCACTGAGGACTGTGGCCACTGTGACTTCTGTCGGGACATGAAGAAGTTTGGGGGCCCCAACAAGATCCGGCAGAAGTGCCGGCTGCGTCAGTGCCAGCTGAGGGCCCGG CTCTCGCCAGTGACGCCCTCAGAATCCCTGCCAAGGCCTCGCAGGCCACTGCCCACccagcagcagccacagccaTCACAGAAGCTGGGGCGCATCCGTGAGGACGAGGGAGCAGTGGCATCATCAGCGGTCAAGGAGCCACCTGAGGCTACGGCCACACCTGAGCCACTCTCAGACGAGGACCTACCACTGGATCCTGACCTGTACCAGGACTTCTGTGCAGGGGCCTTTGATGACCATGGCCTG CCCTGGATGAGTGACACAGAGGAGTCCCCGTTCTTGGATCCTGCCCTGCGGAAGAGGGCAGTGAAAGTGAAGCATGTAAAGCGTCGGGAGAAGAAGTCTGAGAAAAAG AAGGAAGAGAGATATAAGCGGCATCGGCAGAAGCAGAAGCACAAGGACAAATGGAAACACCCAGAACGTGCCGATGCCAAGGACCCTGCGTCGCTACCGCAGTGCCTGGGACCTGGCTGTGTGCGCCCTGCCCAGCCTGGCTCCAAGTATTGCTCAGATGACTGTGGCATGAAGCTGGCAGCCAA CCGCATCTACGAGATCCTCCCCCAGCGCATCCAGCAGTGGCAGCAGAGTCCCTGCATTGCTGAGGAGCACGGGAAGAAGCTGCTCGAACGTATTCGCCGTGAGCAGCAGAGTGCCCGCACCCGCCTCCAGGAAATGGAGCGCCGATTCCATGAGCTTGAGGCCATCATTCTTCGTGCCAAGCAGCAGGCTGTCCGTGAGGATGAGGAG AGCAATGAGGGTGACAGCGACGACACGGACCTGCAGATCTTCTGTGTCTCTTGCGGGCATCCCATCAACCCACGTGTTGCCTTGCGCCACATGGAGCGCTGCTACGCCAAG TATGAGAGCCAGACGTCCTTTGGGTCCATGTACCCCACACGCATTGAGGG AGCTACCCGACTCTTCTGTGATGTCTACAATCCTCAGAGCAAGACATACTGTAAGCGGCTCCAGGTGCTGTGCCCCGAGCACTCACGGGACCCCAAA GTGCCAGCTGATGAGGTATGCGGGTGCCCCCTTGTACGTGATGTCTTTGAGCTCACAGGTGACTTCTGCCGCCTGCCCAAGCGCCAGTGTAACCGCCACTACTGCTGGGAGAAGTTGCGGCGTGCTGAAGTCGATTTGGAGCGTGTGCGCGTG TGGTACAAGCTGGACGAGCTGTTTGAGCAGGAGCGCAACGTACGCACAGCCATGACTAATCGGGCAGGATTACTGGCCCTGATGCTGCATCAAACGATCCAGCATGACCCACTCACTACCGACCTGCGCTCCAGTGCTGACCGCTGA
- the CXXC1 gene encoding CXXC-type zinc finger protein 1 isoform X3, with protein sequence MIGCDNCNEWFHGDCIRITEKMAKAIREWYCRDCREKDPKLEIRYRHKKSRERDSNERDGSEPRDEGGGRKRPAPDPDLQRRAGSGTGVGAMLARGSASPHKSSPQPLVATPSQHHQQQQQQQQQQQQIKRSARMCGECEACRRTEDCGHCDFCRDMKKFGGPNKIRQKCRLRQCQLRARESYKYFPSSLSPVTPSESLPRPRRPLPTQQQPQPSQKLGRIREDEGAVASSAVKEPPEATATPEPLSDEDLPLDPDLYQDFCAGAFDDHGLPWMSDTEESPFLDPALRKRAVKVKHVKRREKKSEKKKEERYKRHRQKQKHKDKWKHPERADAKDPASLPQCLGPGCVRPAQPGSKYCSDDCGMKLAANRIYEILPQRIQQWQQSPCIAEEHGKKLLERIRREQQSARTRLQEMERRFHELEAIILRAKQQAVREDEESNEGDSDDTDLQIFCVSCGHPINPRVALRHMERCYAKYESQTSFGSMYPTRIEGATRLFCDVYNPQSKTYCKRLQVLCPEHSRDPKVPADEVCGCPLVRDVFELTGDFCRLPKRQCNRHYCWEKLRRAEVDLERVRVWYKLDELFEQERNVRTAMTNRAGLLALMLHQTIQHDPLTTDLRSSADR encoded by the exons ATGat CGGGTGTGACAACTGCAATGAGTGGTTCCATGGGGACTGCATCCGGATCACTGAGAAGATGGCCAAGGCCATCCGGGAGTGGTACTGTCGGGATTGCCGAG AGAAAGACCCCAAGCTGGAAATCCGTTATCGGCACAAGAAGTCACGGGAGCGGGACAGCAATGAGCGAGACGGCAGTGAGCCTCGGGATGAGGGTGGAGGGCGCAAGAGGCCTGCCCCGGATCCAGATCTGCAGCGCCGGGCGGGGTCAGGGACAGGGGTTGGGGCGATGCTTGCTCGGGGCTCTGCTTCGCCCCACAAATCCTCTCCACAGCCCTTGGTGGCCACACCCAGCCAG catcaccagcagcagcagcagcagcagcaacagcagcagcagatcAAACGGTCAGCCCGCATGTGTGGCGAGTGCGAGGCCTGCCGGCGCACTGAGGACTGTGGCCACTGTGACTTCTGTCGGGACATGAAGAAGTTTGGGGGCCCCAACAAGATCCGGCAGAAGTGCCGGCTGCGTCAGTGCCAGCTGAGGGCCCGG GAATCGTACAAGTACTTCCCTTCCTCG CTCTCGCCAGTGACGCCCTCAGAATCCCTGCCAAGGCCTCGCAGGCCACTGCCCACccagcagcagccacagccaTCACAGAAGCTGGGGCGCATCCGTGAGGACGAGGGAGCAGTGGCATCATCAGCGGTCAAGGAGCCACCTGAGGCTACGGCCACACCTGAGCCACTCTCAGACGAGGACCTACCACTGGATCCTGACCTGTACCAGGACTTCTGTGCAGGGGCCTTTGATGACCATGGCCTG CCCTGGATGAGTGACACAGAGGAGTCCCCGTTCTTGGATCCTGCCCTGCGGAAGAGGGCAGTGAAAGTGAAGCATGTAAAGCGTCGGGAGAAGAAGTCTGAGAAAAAG AAGGAAGAGAGATATAAGCGGCATCGGCAGAAGCAGAAGCACAAGGACAAATGGAAACACCCAGAACGTGCCGATGCCAAGGACCCTGCGTCGCTACCGCAGTGCCTGGGACCTGGCTGTGTGCGCCCTGCCCAGCCTGGCTCCAAGTATTGCTCAGATGACTGTGGCATGAAGCTGGCAGCCAA CCGCATCTACGAGATCCTCCCCCAGCGCATCCAGCAGTGGCAGCAGAGTCCCTGCATTGCTGAGGAGCACGGGAAGAAGCTGCTCGAACGTATTCGCCGTGAGCAGCAGAGTGCCCGCACCCGCCTCCAGGAAATGGAGCGCCGATTCCATGAGCTTGAGGCCATCATTCTTCGTGCCAAGCAGCAGGCTGTCCGTGAGGATGAGGAG AGCAATGAGGGTGACAGCGACGACACGGACCTGCAGATCTTCTGTGTCTCTTGCGGGCATCCCATCAACCCACGTGTTGCCTTGCGCCACATGGAGCGCTGCTACGCCAAG TATGAGAGCCAGACGTCCTTTGGGTCCATGTACCCCACACGCATTGAGGG AGCTACCCGACTCTTCTGTGATGTCTACAATCCTCAGAGCAAGACATACTGTAAGCGGCTCCAGGTGCTGTGCCCCGAGCACTCACGGGACCCCAAA GTGCCAGCTGATGAGGTATGCGGGTGCCCCCTTGTACGTGATGTCTTTGAGCTCACAGGTGACTTCTGCCGCCTGCCCAAGCGCCAGTGTAACCGCCACTACTGCTGGGAGAAGTTGCGGCGTGCTGAAGTCGATTTGGAGCGTGTGCGCGTG TGGTACAAGCTGGACGAGCTGTTTGAGCAGGAGCGCAACGTACGCACAGCCATGACTAATCGGGCAGGATTACTGGCCCTGATGCTGCATCAAACGATCCAGCATGACCCACTCACTACCGACCTGCGCTCCAGTGCTGACCGCTGA